TGTGACCTAAAGTCAATAAAATAAGTAACACTGTTGAAGGACGTGGAATATGCACAAAAGCAATCAAATAAAACCATCCGGGTTGcgtatatttattttgatttggcTTCCTTGAAGCTGATATTGATGTTACAGGTGGTTGGGGCTTCAAGGGTCCACAAAGTCAACGTAGATGCTCTATCTTGGTATCCAAGTAAGGTGGAGATGATGATATGAATATTTGGATATCTAcactcatggaaaaatgatgagAGCAGCCTTGTTGCTTCAGCTGGTTGATCCATTTGAAAggctgctacaactaaaggtacatttgactcatgcatgttcaggattaaaaccatgaaccatgataataacatttgtttggacaaatatcatcatgataacaaatatagctcataataaGAGCTgctatctagcaacttccatgcttttcttgataataaccacaGTCACTCAGGTTCTTACATGAGTAGCTACGTATAGCACTGTACTGCCAACAAATGTCACTCTtaggagctatttttgttgttatatttgtccaaacaagtgtttagttgtgtcaggcattaaaatgaacaagaagctaacgaaacaagggtgctctcatAATTGTGAAGATGACTGTGTGCTACTGGGCCAGTGTAAATCAGGAGTGTTCAAActtttcaaatcatttttatatttttaattttggaaaaaaaacaaaataggcTACAAAAAGATGACGAAGCCTGTTGAAACATTGAAACATTTTCTTCTTagtgcgggccgcactttggacactcctggcgTCAAAGTGAGTTTTAGCAGTAGAAGAATGATTGTTTGCCAATGGAAGGGCTAAGCGTTAAGccgcgtttacacttgcacgcgtTTTGCCTTTGCATTGTCCCACAGTTTGCCGTGGCAATGTgagtcatgtatttatttatttatggcatgcGTGAAAAGCTCAAACACTAGTTTGTGCACTGTTTGTGTTCTGATTATGCATAAATCATGCACTTGGCACACAATTCatgaccgaaaatggtgcgcacTGGCATAAAATGACCACGCTCCCACACGATTTATTTACACCTCGTCGAGTACTGTGTAGGTCTAGCACACGACAATAGCACGCACGtgcattgttcccgcatgggtatgcattgtcaccaccactgcccgcatctgtgaagcagtcgtggcgcTATTTGGTCCTGCTGTGTCCCGCGTGTCGCCAtacaacagcaggcatcaccccataGCTTCATGAATTCCTCTGTTTGCAAGGAACCTACAAGATGTTCAATTCCAcagaagaagctcatgcaaaaaagaaaggtaACTGTATATTTTCTCACAGGTGGCGATaaagaatgtgcaaagagcaggaaggaggcaatgtACTAGAAAAAAAATGAGGTGCTGAcggtgtgggagagggaattgctgactaaaAGACATCGCTGTGGGAATTACGGtcacttattaacagaaaatcacaaggaacatccaagaggctacagaaattacttgagaaccCCCCCACATTCGTAACTGtaactccaacacggtaggtgcagtaatgcgcctcaaagctgattgccactcgactcccgccacccgctgtggccacccttggtcactctccagccaccccactggccatctagacatttcaggtatcaacttattgccaccccatatgagtaatggtctcaccttggccaccccaatgaaacatttctggctccgccaatgccgctctaaccgctggttctTTGTTctagggactgtcaataaattacgATTGTGTTGAGTCATACATTATAATCTAGAACCATGTGAAATGATGATTTTGCATGCCcaatttatcttttattggatgtagttttattggattagggatcttgattcacagaggtttgttacgtTGTTGGCCaggctgtgtaacaaaaaagtatatTCAACAATACTTTGCTTGcatcatttttaatgctttgaagagctaattttataaccatattcaattccacaaattcatgtttgtaacaaaagcgtgttataaaaaaaaaaaaaaaggagcagtaccggatcggattggcaagactataaaaaaaattggatcggattggaagccaagaaatgtggatcgggacatccctaatacacACCTGTTAACGAGCAGTTTAGTCATTGGCACAGAGTGGTGTACCACTGCGGGCACAAAGTgggtgcaagtgtaaacgaggcTTTAGCTTTCAAGCCAGGCTGAGTTTACCACATCAGTGTTTTGTCTTGGGAAATGATTCGTGACATACTGTGTGCTGTTGACTTCTTTTTGACATTTGCCCATTAAGGGGCTTgaggtttgaattgtcttctgtttttgtaaATGGGTTACGTTGAGCTGTTCACGTGGACATGTGGTTATTGATGTTAAGCGATTACCAAAGCATCACAGACACGACCCAGCAGCGTAGCGGGTCCTGTGGTTGTAACAGGTTAATGTAACATCACGCAGGCCTTGTCCTGAACTGGCACTGTCAGTTTTTTGATTGGCTATCGCTTAACCCCTGGAGGAGCAGTCACACATCCCCTGGCACAAACACTGGCAAAAGCCGTAGACCAGACACACGGTCAGGCTCGACGGCACCAAGCTAACGCACACGATGCCGAGAGTCACTCTCTGGATCACGAGCAAGTAAATCCCTAGAGGCAGGGAGCCAAAGTACAAGAAGCCCAGCAGCCAGACCAGGATGCGTGGGACGTGATTACAGAACTTGGACAGAGAATCCTGGTCCGCTGGGCTATTGGAGCCCACCGATGGGGAGTCCAGATTGTGCTGTGCGTAGACGTCAGAGCTGCCGGTGTGACTCGGGGAGTGCTGCGCGTCTCTCTGCACCTCCATGATGGTGATGAAGAGGCAGTTGGATGAGTCGTGGGAAGGACTGGAGGAGAAGAAACTAGGAGAAAGGACCACCTCTGTGTTGTGGTCGGAGCTCCAGGTTTTATCCCGTACAGTCAAGCGGGACATGATGTTGGTGTCATCAGGCAGGGCTGACACCGCATGAGCTGTGATCTCGGTTTGGTGTCGACAGAACGGGCAGGAGATGCAGCCCGCACTGTCAGCGATGTGGAGGATCTTAACAAGGCACCGCGCACACACACGATGGAGGCAGCCCAGGATTTTTGGTCTGCGATTGTGTGCATTGTAGCGTTGGTAACAGATTTTACACTCTAATTCTTCTGATGGAGGATGCTCCTTTTCCTCCAAGTCAGCCTGCGGGCAGCTCATCTTCACGTCGTGGTCTGAGGGGAAAAGAGGTTTGAGAGTTTAGGACAACTATTCATTTAGTGATTATTGAAGGTTCTGTGTTATACTACTTGTTCTATGTTCTAAGTTATACTAGACTTGAAAGCCTGAGAGGGCCCACAATAGCGTATTGGAAGCGTATTAtatttgatgctggaatttagacattttaaaagtgcttttagttaGCCCTACTGTGCGtgtctgtactgtactgtgtgtcTCTAGCTGTGTGGacgggtaaaactgagctttttggtttgtttcatAGGAAATGTGCGACTTTATCTCATgttttaaaccttatttgaCAACAGAACATCAAGTTATTGAATTATGGTCATTCCCTGCAGCCTTAGATGTGCGTGCACCTTATAACATGCAGGCTATTATAAGGGGATgacatcctgccccaagtggaggagttcaagtacccCGGGGTCTTGTtgatgagtgagggaaggatggaacacgagatggacaggtggattagtgcggcgtctgcagcgatgcagactctgcatcggtccattgtggtgaataCAGAGttgagcccaaaggcaaagctctcaatttactggcgGATCTACGTTCCACCCTCAccaatggtcatgagctttgggtagtgacccaaaggacaagatggcgggtatgagcggctgaaatgagttttctccgtagggagGCTGGGCTCTGCCTTAGCGATAGGGTGAGAAgaactgtcatctgggagaaacttaTTAGAGTGGAAGCCCTGCatcttcgcattgagaggatccagatgaggtggctcgagcatctgatgcctcccggacgcctccatggggaggtgttcagggcatgtccgaccagtCGTAGGCCTTGGGGAACACCcgggacacattggagagactatgtctctcaactggcctgggaacgcctcgggcttccctgtttaggctgctgcccccgtgacctgacctcggataagcagtagaagatggatggatagtattaTAATGATCTGGATATAaggataacaaaaataatatatacatcATCATGCaccaaatacactcctgatcaaaattttaagaccggttgaaaaattgcaagaacatacgttttgcactgttggctcttaaggaggttctcagtCGAGTTTCCAAATGCTACAAGAAGAAATGAAGAGTAAGACaaaacaagcattcaagtgacATATGCTGTTCATCGgctgataaaaagtttaaaacccaggggtccatattgggaccaaaactgttcaatttgtacatcaatgacatttgtaaagtgacaaaggacttagaTTTGGTAtttggggaaagcacacaagaactcattaaaaaggttaaGGATTAAAATGGCCTTATTAAAGTCAtgatttgataaaaacagattatccttgaacttaagtaaaactaaaataatgctatttggaaatagcagtaaggacacgtacgaccaaatacaaatagacggagtggacattgaaagagtgaaaaaaacacatttctggggatcataatagacaaaaaagtgacatccgctgtctggaactcatgtccatttttgtaaatccatccccaaatattcttcattggatttagatgaggggaacacgcaggatggtccaaaagagtgagcttagaAGAGTGCAGTGTTGAAAAAGCCTGTCATtagcacacagacgagggccttcagtcatgagggatgccccctgcaaaatctccacatagccggcagccgtttgacacccctgcacgacctgaagctccattgttccattgaagggtcatgatggcgccccctccactgcgccgtgtggaaaacatctccttgtcatgccagtaacattggaagccatcaggaccgtcaagaataagtctttcttccacctttcaatttcccatttttgtggcattgaaggagataaggcttttgaatatgttttttgttcttatcgGCCTTCTCTGGCCGAtagcatctgatggttattggactgcactctgcaccagtaacaaccttcatttgggctgaggatggtcccgtgtcttgtcAGACAGCCAATCGGAGCTTCTGGCTCAGAGCcgttttttgttccatgagcctcaggatgtttttcagaagtGTGAAATGACCGTCTTCcagcgtccaacctcagcagcgatggtgcgctgcgagagagaggcctcgcttatgcagctcaacaatcccaccaccTTCAAAGAccgaaagcttttttgcctttgccatcaagagatgatgacagtgtgaattcctgacactaaatcacattcaatccacattttgcctttgaaagactgtgctcttcaacttttcatcagctgatgaacggcctgtttcacttgaatgcttctttgcaataaattgcttactcaaaacatgttttgtctcactcccatttcttcttttggaaTTCGGAATCTTGACTTCTTTAAgagtcaacagtgcaaaatgtacattcttgccattttccaactggtcttaagattttgatcaggagtgtctcACTATATTGTAATGTTAAGGGGAGTTGCagctggagtacccagcatgctttgcgggccATTTGGAGCAGTTCAAGTTTCTTGTTGGTTCTTACTATGAGTAAAACTGATAGTAAATCTGTTTGATTGGCCTCTGTTCGttttcactgtgttgtcaaGCTTGGTGTTGGCTATGCAGATTAAAGAGCACCATCCTTAAGCAAGGTGTGAAGTACCTCTGaccttttcaagattcaagattcaagagagttttattgtcatgtgcatggtaaaaacagcagttataccatgcaatgaaaatcttattctgttcattctcccacgaaaagaaagaaaacacaagaaagaataagaacataagaaacataaacacataaacatatataccaagaaattaagcaacaacaacagaagagacattaatacaaataaataaataaataaagtgctatgagtgtgtgcgtgtgttgcgtgcttcattgagaagcctgatggcctgtgggtaaaagctgtttgccagccttgtggtcctggacttcaaactcctgtagcgtctgcctgacggtaggagtgtgaataatgagtgttgtggatgtgtgctgtccttgatgaggttgtgtgttctgcgtaggactctagttttataaatgtcttgcagtgaggggagggctgccccaacaatgttctgtgaggtcctgatcacccgctggagtgccttcctatcacgtgttgtacagttaccgtaccaaacagtgatggaggcggtaaggacactttccatagtgcatctgtagaagcaactcagggttgtggtggacatgccagatttcctcagtcttctcaggaagtacagtctcctttgggacttcttcagcatttgttgggtgttgtgagaccaggtgaggtcctcgctgatgtgtgtgccaaggaacttgaaggttttcaccctctccacctcagtctcatcaataaacaggggtctatgcggctccttttcccttgttcttgggtcgatgatcatctctttagtcttatctgtattgagaaggagattgttatcacgacaccaagctatgaggtccgccacctctcttctgtatgatgtttcaacaccaccagtgatcaggccgatggctgtagtgtcatccgcaaatttaatgatgctggtgttgttctgggaggccacgcaatcgtaggtgaagagcgtgtagaggagcggactcagcgcacacccctgtggggtcccagtgctcacaattcttgagctggatgtgcgattgtggactctgactgactggggcctgcctgtgagaaagttaaacacccagttacagagggagggagacaggccaagtgtgtctgtgatgtgctggagccccgcccacatgcgccaagggtctgaggtggaatagtagccctccagcttctgtctgtactgtcttttggcctcccgtatggacctcctcaggtcatatctggcctttttgtagtcatcagcggtgcccatgacaaatgcagtcgaatgagcacgtagcttagcccttacatcacagttcatccactgtttttggttagggtattttctgtaatacttggtggtggtaacagtctctatacatgtgctaatgtagccagtaacagcagaagcatattcatccaaatcaacagtacaatcttccctccccgctgcagttttaaacacatcccagtttgtgcagccaaagcagtcctgaagtacttgatcagtttcttcattccacactttaactgctgtatgtacagggggagcttgtttaagaagttgtctgtacgttggataaaggaatatggagatgtggtcagcctttccaaagtggggtcttggaacagccttcaaagcacctttcatgttgctgtagacttggtccaggatgttattttcccttgtgggaaagctcacatgctggtaatatttggggaggacagtcctgaggttacagtggttgaaatcgccagatataatgaatacagcgtctgggtgtttggtctcgtgtttatcaatgatgtcatgcaggaggcttagtgcgttagcggtgttagctcgtggtgggatgtaaacagcagttaaatacacagcgctaaactcacgaggcaaataaaaaggtctgcatttcaccatcagcagctcaatgtcctgcgagcagtgcttttccatcgtctgtacgtctgtgcaccaccgtttgtttacgtaaacacagacgccgccacctctgtgtttaccagacgctaaagtccgatctccccggtgcACGGGTTTTCACGTGCAACTCAAGAGCGCCACAATATTGATGATAAGATGCCTTATATAACGCGACCAAGTTAGTTGTGGcatgtgcgtatgaggtgtgaaAAAGCAGTCATGATGCCATTTGCTGTACGAATTAAAAAGAACGTATGGGAAACATTGCAATCCTTTAA
The sequence above is a segment of the Dunckerocampus dactyliophorus isolate RoL2022-P2 chromosome 3, RoL_Ddac_1.1, whole genome shotgun sequence genome. Coding sequences within it:
- the zgc:165481 gene encoding E3 ubiquitin-protein ligase RNF182 isoform X2; the encoded protein is MSCPQADLEEKEHPPSEELECKICYQRYNAHNRRPKILGCLHRVCARCLVKILHIADSAGCISCPFCRHQTEITAHAVSALPDDTNIMSRLTVRDKTWSSDHNTEVVLSPSFFSSSPSHDSSNCLFITIMEVQRDAQHSPSHTGSSDVYAQHNLDSPSVGSNSPADQDSLSKFCNHVPRILVWLLGFLYFGSLPLGIYLLVIQRVTLGIVCVSLVPSSLTVCLVYGFCQCLCQGMCDCSSRG
- the zgc:165481 gene encoding E3 ubiquitin-protein ligase RNF182 isoform X1, coding for MEDGIASAASPENGGAQEVEARAAGRDHDVKMSCPQADLEEKEHPPSEELECKICYQRYNAHNRRPKILGCLHRVCARCLVKILHIADSAGCISCPFCRHQTEITAHAVSALPDDTNIMSRLTVRDKTWSSDHNTEVVLSPSFFSSSPSHDSSNCLFITIMEVQRDAQHSPSHTGSSDVYAQHNLDSPSVGSNSPADQDSLSKFCNHVPRILVWLLGFLYFGSLPLGIYLLVIQRVTLGIVCVSLVPSSLTVCLVYGFCQCLCQGMCDCSSRG